A region of Thiofilum sp. DNA encodes the following proteins:
- a CDS encoding AAA family ATPase: MKIPYGLSNFATVIKEHYSYIDKTSFIRTLEDEGRHNVLLRPRRFGKSLFLSMLYYYYDINSANDFNTLFGHLAIGQNPTPKHNQYQILFLEFSGIAIDNHESVYTAFSEKITNALLAFLEQYGYASELHPAIIQASTPAGKIDTLLRLTQGKKIYLLIDEYDHFANALLADDLDHFRSIMGKGGFVRAFYEAIKTGTQKGVIDRLFITGVTPIVLDSLTSGFNVVDNLTLNPKFNEAIGFTRVETESLLKPLTQLCPLSLDSLITTVTQWYNGYHFAQEVSAMYNSDMVLYFIKRFDQRSCSYPEYMLDENIASDYGKILAMFNIGHRDDNYEVLEELLNDGFVVAKSRRKFDFDKGFDRDDFVSLLYYMGFIAFDGNELTQQRFVIPNYVIKVLYFEYFKIEIERRNQIAISNRTIEKAVIALALYDDIEPLRLEAERVLKALSNRDFLKFDEKHIKMLLVTLLYQSAAYFIQSEPEINQKYPDILLLERSPFAVKYEHLIELKFCKQSERKKHLKLWDEKREQGLAQVQSYLQLPDLKDRPKLSAWVMLTDGEEVVVEKVYRS, encoded by the coding sequence ATGAAAATTCCTTATGGTTTAAGCAATTTTGCTACAGTTATTAAAGAGCACTATTCCTATATCGATAAAACTTCTTTTATTCGCACTTTAGAAGATGAAGGGCGACATAATGTATTACTACGCCCGCGCCGCTTTGGTAAAAGCTTGTTTTTATCTATGCTATATTATTACTATGATATTAATAGTGCTAATGATTTTAATACTCTATTCGGACATTTAGCCATTGGTCAAAACCCCACACCTAAACATAATCAGTATCAAATACTATTTTTAGAGTTTAGTGGAATCGCAATCGATAATCATGAGAGTGTTTATACCGCTTTCTCAGAAAAAATCACCAATGCCCTATTAGCTTTTTTAGAGCAATATGGTTATGCTTCAGAACTACATCCAGCTATTATTCAAGCGAGCACACCTGCTGGCAAAATCGATACTTTATTACGTCTAACTCAAGGCAAAAAAATTTATTTATTAATTGATGAATATGATCACTTTGCTAATGCTTTATTAGCGGATGATTTGGATCATTTTCGTAGCATTATGGGTAAAGGTGGTTTTGTACGTGCTTTTTATGAAGCTATTAAAACAGGTACTCAAAAAGGAGTTATAGATCGCTTATTTATTACTGGTGTAACACCCATTGTGCTTGATAGCTTAACCTCAGGTTTTAATGTCGTAGATAATTTGACATTAAATCCTAAATTTAATGAAGCAATCGGTTTTACTCGTGTTGAAACAGAGTCATTATTAAAACCTTTAACTCAACTCTGCCCCTTAAGTTTAGACTCATTAATAACAACCGTTACCCAGTGGTATAACGGCTACCACTTTGCTCAAGAGGTGAGTGCTATGTATAACTCAGATATGGTGCTGTATTTTATTAAGCGTTTTGATCAAAGATCGTGTTCTTATCCTGAGTATATGCTAGATGAAAATATTGCGTCTGATTATGGCAAGATTTTAGCAATGTTTAATATTGGTCATCGAGATGATAATTATGAGGTACTAGAAGAGCTGCTTAATGATGGTTTCGTAGTTGCCAAGTCACGACGCAAATTCGATTTTGACAAAGGCTTTGATCGAGATGACTTTGTGAGCTTATTATATTATATGGGTTTTATTGCTTTTGATGGTAATGAATTGACTCAACAGCGCTTTGTGATTCCTAATTATGTGATTAAGGTGCTCTATTTCGAGTATTTTAAGATTGAGATTGAGCGTAGAAATCAGATTGCTATTTCTAATCGAACTATTGAAAAAGCAGTGATTGCATTAGCTTTATATGATGATATTGAGCCATTACGTTTAGAGGCTGAGCGTGTACTCAAAGCTTTGTCTAATCGTGATTTTCTGAAATTTGATGAAAAGCACATTAAAATGTTGCTAGTGACTTTGCTTTATCAATCAGCCGCTTATTTTATTCAAAGTGAGCCAGAGATTAATCAAAAATACCCTGATATTTTATTATTAGAGCGCAGCCCTTTTGCAGTTAAATATGAGCATTTGATTGAATTGAAATTTTGTAAGCAGTCAGAGCGTAAGAAGCATCTTAAGTTATGGGATGAAAAACGAGAACAAGGTCTAGCACAAGTACAAAGCTATTTGCAGTTACCTGACTTGAAAGATCGTCCGAAACTATCCGCTTGGGTGATGTTAACAGATGGAGAGGAGGTAGTAGTAGAGAAAGTTTATCGAAGCTAG
- the recB gene encoding exodeoxyribonuclease V subunit beta → MNPLDPMTVPLEKRLLIEASAGTGKTYTISLLYLRLLLDQSLTVDQILVVTYTHAATDELRSRILLRLKEAVAAYEQPETASAEYLRLLEQYPSDAERLLILKRALLNFDEAAIYTIHSFCQRALKENAFDVGMPFESELISDEQELLISLADNFWHRYLLHPDPLQEAVIRHRGCTPDDLLAVVKPYIGRPYLDRQPKGLLTAQEYVQRQTLLVNQWQTINKQWQQEGNQALQLIIQAISTETLSKTQYKSVEAIYNAEAILLKVFQGERPEGWANACNLFTSTKLVQGTKKNKITPEHTLFKQIEQAILEDLELADALDKGFDQLCYDLMLFLREKLPQRKTALGVLAFDDLLVNLQQALCERPVLAQQLVQDYPVALIDEFQDTDPIQYEVFSRIYEKKGILVFVGDPKQAIYAFRGADIHTYLRAAHDIDQSYHYTLDRNFRSTPALLDAFNYFFSRSQDPFRNELSVAYETVQAGKSNLIFQAPQLHAPLRFWTWEKQDQETESKNKYSARQLEQLIAKAVASDIAQLLMAARKGEVLIGEGEPKALQSRDIAILVRSHKQGKLMSEALQAHHIASSQRSKEPIFATPEAHELRLLLEAIVEPTHEAKLRQALTTELMGGTVQTLLDLELSKESDNRLLEGWIEQFTRWHLLWVKQGFMVMFQDWLQSPNLLAPDLTQQQHLLSFINGERRLTNLWHLAELLYNELRQGAKSMQALVRWLVECSEYSGNEDSELRLESDEALVQIVTIHKSKGLQYPVVYCPFLWSEANSPAHYWFNYYDIATGKTSLFASRFKDNERDNAYACFKKEAQQESLRLIYVALTRAIYHCSIALPIGKLDGFNYDTALYWLLYGHLPQSEALLSTASSEVAKKAKITPEDRTQIFKQALLDLVEVSQNTMSCEPLPPVVDELKLSSMQETLLKPIRYFKATPAKTKRVDSFSSLSSGNHYETPDYDSDWGSTPSISTDYNQFPAGKLAGVCLHKLFEELDFKLSLEAQTEQIKSTLLAYGFDERYYPAAVQLIDNTLNTPLKANTELKLINIAQEQRLDELEFYFPIEYLSVKKLQQTLERYTPASKIAQHQAIKRLKFQEVQGFMKGFIDLVFEYKGRYYIIDYKSNRLANTPEEYTKERMEEAVAEAHYYLQYLIYCVALQRYLTVRLPSYSYDTHFGGVFYLFMRGMQPTEAGGNGIYATRPKEDFINALDALMN, encoded by the coding sequence ATGAACCCCCTTGACCCTATGACGGTTCCCCTAGAAAAACGTCTATTAATCGAAGCCAGCGCTGGAACGGGTAAAACCTATACTATCTCTTTGCTTTATTTACGCTTATTGCTCGATCAAAGTTTAACAGTAGATCAAATTTTAGTAGTGACCTATACCCATGCTGCCACGGATGAATTGCGTTCGCGTATTTTATTACGCCTAAAAGAAGCGGTTGCTGCCTATGAGCAGCCCGAAACGGCGAGTGCAGAGTACCTACGTTTATTAGAACAGTATCCTAGTGATGCCGAGCGGCTTTTAATTTTAAAACGCGCTTTGCTCAATTTTGATGAAGCGGCGATTTATACTATTCATAGTTTTTGCCAACGTGCCTTAAAAGAAAATGCTTTTGATGTGGGCATGCCCTTTGAAAGTGAACTCATTAGCGATGAGCAGGAGTTATTAATTAGTTTAGCCGATAACTTTTGGCATCGTTATTTGTTACATCCAGATCCTTTACAAGAAGCAGTTATTCGACATCGAGGCTGTACGCCAGATGATTTACTAGCCGTAGTCAAACCTTATATTGGTCGACCTTATTTAGATCGCCAGCCTAAGGGATTGTTAACCGCGCAAGAATATGTACAGCGTCAAACGCTTTTAGTTAATCAATGGCAGACTATTAATAAACAATGGCAACAAGAAGGCAACCAGGCGCTGCAACTGATTATTCAAGCGATTAGCACAGAGACACTCAGTAAGACTCAGTATAAATCAGTAGAAGCCATTTATAATGCAGAAGCTATATTGCTTAAGGTGTTTCAAGGAGAGCGTCCAGAAGGTTGGGCGAATGCTTGTAATTTATTCACTAGCACTAAGTTAGTACAGGGCACTAAGAAAAATAAAATTACACCAGAGCATACTCTATTTAAGCAAATTGAGCAGGCTATACTAGAGGATCTAGAGTTAGCAGATGCACTAGATAAAGGATTTGATCAGCTATGTTATGACTTAATGCTATTTTTGCGTGAAAAACTACCTCAGCGCAAAACCGCTTTAGGCGTATTAGCCTTTGATGATTTATTAGTGAATTTGCAGCAAGCCTTATGTGAGCGCCCTGTATTAGCGCAGCAATTAGTACAGGATTATCCGGTAGCCCTAATTGATGAGTTTCAAGATACTGATCCTATACAATATGAAGTATTTAGTCGTATTTATGAAAAAAAGGGTATTTTGGTTTTTGTAGGTGATCCTAAACAGGCCATTTATGCCTTTCGTGGGGCGGATATTCACACTTACCTACGTGCTGCACACGATATAGATCAAAGTTATCATTATACACTAGATCGTAATTTTCGCTCTACACCCGCATTATTAGATGCATTTAATTATTTTTTTAGTCGCTCGCAAGATCCTTTTAGAAATGAATTAAGTGTCGCCTATGAAACAGTCCAAGCAGGTAAAAGTAATTTAATCTTTCAAGCACCCCAGTTACATGCTCCTTTACGTTTTTGGACTTGGGAGAAACAGGATCAAGAGACGGAGAGCAAAAATAAATACTCAGCTCGCCAACTCGAACAACTTATTGCTAAAGCAGTTGCTAGTGATATAGCACAATTATTAATGGCTGCAAGAAAAGGCGAGGTTTTGATTGGCGAGGGCGAACCTAAAGCTTTGCAAAGTCGAGATATTGCTATTTTAGTGAGGAGTCATAAGCAAGGTAAATTAATGAGTGAGGCTTTACAAGCTCATCATATTGCCAGTTCACAACGTTCTAAAGAACCTATTTTCGCTACTCCAGAGGCACACGAATTACGTTTATTATTAGAGGCCATAGTCGAACCTACGCATGAGGCTAAATTGCGTCAGGCTTTAACCACGGAATTAATGGGAGGAACGGTTCAAACATTATTAGATTTAGAGCTAAGCAAGGAAAGTGATAATCGCTTATTAGAAGGTTGGATAGAGCAATTCACCCGCTGGCATTTATTATGGGTCAAGCAAGGTTTTATGGTGATGTTTCAGGATTGGTTACAATCGCCTAACTTATTAGCACCCGATTTAACACAACAGCAGCATCTACTCAGTTTTATTAATGGCGAGAGACGTTTAACTAACTTATGGCATTTAGCTGAATTGCTTTATAATGAATTACGCCAAGGTGCTAAAAGTATGCAGGCTTTAGTCCGTTGGCTAGTAGAGTGTTCTGAATATAGTGGTAATGAAGATAGTGAGTTACGCCTAGAAAGTGATGAGGCTTTAGTGCAAATTGTCACGATTCATAAAAGTAAAGGGTTACAATATCCAGTCGTATATTGTCCTTTTTTATGGAGTGAAGCCAATAGCCCAGCACATTATTGGTTTAATTATTATGATATAGCTACGGGTAAAACCTCTTTATTTGCCTCACGTTTTAAAGATAATGAGCGTGATAATGCTTATGCCTGCTTTAAAAAAGAGGCTCAGCAGGAATCGCTACGTTTAATCTATGTCGCTCTGACGCGGGCTATTTATCATTGTTCTATTGCTTTACCCATTGGTAAGTTAGATGGGTTTAATTATGATACTGCTTTATATTGGTTGCTTTATGGGCATTTACCCCAAAGTGAAGCGTTATTAAGTACCGCCTCATCCGAGGTGGCAAAAAAGGCTAAAATTACTCCAGAAGATCGCACTCAAATTTTTAAGCAAGCCTTATTGGATTTAGTAGAGGTCAGCCAAAACACGATGAGTTGTGAGCCTTTGCCTCCAGTAGTAGATGAGCTAAAACTTAGCTCAATGCAAGAGACTTTATTAAAACCTATCCGTTATTTTAAGGCGACTCCTGCGAAAACTAAACGAGTTGATAGCTTTAGTAGTTTAAGCTCTGGTAATCATTATGAAACCCCTGATTATGATAGTGACTGGGGGAGCACGCCTAGTATAAGCACTGACTATAATCAATTTCCAGCAGGAAAATTAGCAGGAGTGTGTTTGCATAAGCTGTTTGAGGAGTTGGATTTTAAATTAAGCCTTGAAGCACAAACCGAGCAAATAAAAAGTACCTTATTAGCCTATGGCTTTGATGAGCGCTATTATCCTGCTGCGGTACAGTTAATTGATAATACTTTAAATACTCCCTTAAAAGCTAATACTGAACTAAAATTGATTAATATTGCTCAAGAGCAACGTTTAGATGAGCTAGAGTTTTATTTTCCTATTGAATACTTAAGTGTTAAAAAACTTCAGCAAACCTTAGAGCGCTATACACCAGCTAGTAAAATAGCTCAACATCAAGCGATTAAGCGCTTAAAGTTTCAAGAGGTACAGGGCTTTATGAAGGGTTTTATTGACTTAGTATTTGAGTATAAAGGGCGTTATTATATTATTGATTATAAATCTAATCGCTTGGCGAATACTCCAGAAGAGTATACTAAGGAGCGTATGGAGGAGGCAGTCGCCGAGGCTCATTATTATTTACAATATTTAATTTATTGTGTGGCTTTACAACGCTATTTAACAGTACGCTTACCTAGTTATAGTTATGATACTCATTTTGGTGGCGTGTTTTATTTATTTATGCGTGGTATGCAGCCCACTGAGGCAGGCGGAAATGGCATTTACGCCACCCGCCCTAAAGAGGATTTTATTAATGCTTTGGATGCATTAATGAATTAA
- the recD gene encoding exodeoxyribonuclease V subunit alpha: MTVFEHYDPFARQLADLLVRLMPDTPLDVLTELRRLVYFLAEQTQAGIIAAPLNDLKPELNKALIENLPVVGKPSDKKPLIVSDTHAWFYRYWQYEHELGQALKPLLQPIIAPAQLKEALNKLFNTTQTDWQKIATALALNQRFMIISGGPGTGKTTTVTRILALLLQLPDINPKRIQLAAPTGKAAMRLQESIQLAQQRLNVSGLIREQLKIPSQTLHRLLGYRPATNTFSYHRECPLPVDVLVIDEASMMDIALMTKVLAALPNTARLILLGDKDQLAAVETGSVFRDLCAQANNHFSPKIAQLLKPFDIHLPSHLGVEGLNDHIVILEQSYRFNTTAGIGQLAQAIKTANLKQLSEVLHGTDEALEWINQDSLASEELIAGWQDYFEAVEQGDVEACFQAFNRFRILAPMRQGVRGTELLNNKIEQLASKRLPNTFGSLRAQGWYVGRPVMVTKNDYVQHLFNGDIGIALNDAAGQLRVYFPDTQSGKYRSITPVRLPLFDSAWAMTIHKSQGSEFDEVLLIMPDSTEHSLLGRELLYTGVTRARHKLRLLASLEVLAVALQRSTPPSSRILDWLK, encoded by the coding sequence ATGACAGTATTTGAGCACTATGATCCATTTGCACGACAATTGGCAGATTTGCTAGTACGTCTAATGCCTGATACACCTTTAGACGTGCTAACCGAGTTGCGCCGCTTGGTCTATTTCCTAGCCGAACAGACTCAAGCGGGCATTATTGCTGCCCCTTTAAATGATTTAAAGCCGGAACTCAATAAAGCACTGATAGAAAATCTGCCTGTAGTAGGTAAACCCTCTGATAAAAAGCCACTCATTGTTTCAGACACCCATGCTTGGTTTTACCGCTATTGGCAGTATGAACACGAGTTAGGTCAAGCGCTTAAACCCTTATTACAACCCATTATTGCACCAGCTCAACTCAAAGAGGCATTAAATAAGCTCTTTAATACTACGCAAACGGATTGGCAAAAAATAGCGACGGCTTTAGCCTTAAATCAGCGTTTTATGATTATTTCTGGTGGACCGGGTACGGGTAAAACCACTACCGTGACACGCATTTTAGCTTTATTACTCCAATTACCTGATATTAACCCTAAACGTATTCAATTAGCTGCCCCTACAGGCAAAGCAGCTATGCGCTTACAAGAGTCTATTCAATTAGCTCAGCAGCGTTTAAATGTGTCAGGGTTAATTCGAGAGCAATTAAAAATTCCGAGTCAAACGCTGCACCGTTTATTAGGGTATAGACCCGCTACGAATACCTTTAGTTATCATCGTGAGTGCCCTTTACCCGTGGATGTATTGGTGATTGATGAAGCTTCCATGATGGATATTGCCCTCATGACTAAGGTATTAGCGGCTTTGCCCAATACGGCGCGGCTGATTTTATTAGGTGATAAGGATCAATTAGCGGCGGTAGAAACGGGATCAGTCTTTAGAGATTTATGTGCACAGGCTAATAATCACTTTTCACCGAAAATAGCGCAGCTTTTAAAGCCTTTTGATATTCATTTACCGAGTCATTTGGGAGTAGAGGGATTAAATGACCATATTGTGATATTAGAGCAAAGCTATCGCTTTAATACTACAGCGGGTATTGGTCAATTAGCCCAAGCGATTAAAACCGCTAACCTCAAACAATTATCTGAGGTACTTCATGGGACTGATGAAGCATTAGAATGGATCAATCAGGATTCCCTAGCCAGTGAAGAGTTAATCGCAGGGTGGCAAGATTATTTTGAGGCGGTAGAGCAGGGTGATGTCGAGGCTTGTTTTCAAGCGTTTAACCGTTTCCGCATTTTAGCCCCTATGCGCCAAGGTGTGCGTGGCACAGAATTACTTAATAATAAAATTGAACAGTTAGCCAGTAAACGTTTACCGAATACTTTTGGTTCCTTACGAGCACAAGGGTGGTATGTGGGGCGTCCGGTAATGGTGACTAAAAATGATTATGTGCAGCATTTATTTAATGGGGATATAGGTATTGCGCTCAATGATGCGGCAGGACAATTGCGTGTGTATTTTCCTGATACTCAAAGCGGCAAGTATCGCTCTATTACTCCGGTAAGGTTGCCGCTGTTTGATAGTGCGTGGGCGATGACGATTCACAAAAGTCAGGGGTCGGAGTTTGATGAGGTGCTGTTGATCATGCCCGATAGTACTGAACATAGCTTATTAGGGCGTGAGTTGTTGTATACCGGAGTGACGCGGGCGCGTCATAAGTTGCGTTTGTTAGCGAGTTTAGAAGTGTTAGCCGTGGCATTGCAGCGCTCCACTCCGCCTTCATCGCGTATTTTAGATTGGTTGAAATAG
- the msrB gene encoding peptide-methionine (R)-S-oxide reductase MsrB has protein sequence MLKWRDVLQFARTSNPIPERKVVKTPDEWRSELTPEQYHVTRQHGTERPFSSEMCSLFEPGLYACVCCGTLLFDASQKFESGTGWPSFTQPIKDNVIAYHEDNSYGMQRVETLCNTCDAHLGHVFPDGPAPSGLRYCMNAVALEKVQGS, from the coding sequence ATGTTGAAATGGCGTGATGTTTTGCAATTTGCCCGTACCAGTAACCCGATACCTGAGCGTAAAGTGGTTAAAACCCCTGATGAGTGGCGCAGTGAATTGACGCCTGAGCAATATCATGTGACCCGTCAACACGGCACTGAACGCCCGTTTAGCTCGGAAATGTGCTCGCTCTTTGAGCCGGGGCTATATGCTTGTGTGTGTTGCGGAACCTTATTATTTGATGCTTCGCAAAAGTTTGAATCTGGCACGGGGTGGCCATCCTTTACTCAACCGATTAAGGACAATGTGATTGCTTATCACGAGGATAATTCCTATGGGATGCAACGGGTGGAGACGTTGTGCAATACCTGCGATGCGCATTTAGGGCATGTATTTCCTGATGGCCCAGCACCGAGTGGGTTGCGCTATTGTATGAATGCAGTAGCGTTGGAGAAGGTGCAAGGGAGCTAG
- a CDS encoding AAA family ATPase: protein MLKFPYGISNFQRLRTHGYLYLDRTMALSDLEQVGEQLLFLRFTAFGGFYGAAVF, encoded by the coding sequence ATGCTCAAGTTCCCCTATGGCATTAGTAATTTCCAGCGCCTGCGCACTCATGGCTATCTGTATCTAGATAGAACGATGGCACTGAGTGATTTGGAACAAGTAGGTGAGCAATTATTATTTTTACGATTTACAGCTTTTGGTGGATTTTATGGAGCAGCAGTATTTTGA
- a CDS encoding metal-dependent hydrolase, producing MDSLSQMALGAALSVAIMRRRVAPWKAALAGAVAGTLPDLDTLVHYTDAVDNMTRHRADSHALLYLALFAPILAGVVSWLSGTLAQWRWWWLAMSLALLTHSLLDYFTIYGTQLLRPFTSTPFGLGSLFIIDPLYTLPLLVGLIITLWRSRKDTGHNTLSANAWGLGLSTAYILWSVGAQTYVKHQVEQQLTVQQQQAYSVMVTPAPFNTVLWRVVLRSDTDYQEGFYSLFDGSRPVRFQAFTHDASLAHALQDLPQVQRMVWFTHGFYIVRRQGDKAILSDVRMGQEPMYVFSFEVAQLNDNQWQAVPTHNIGGRPQANITLALRWLWQRMWGVDIDPPRSLEPL from the coding sequence ATGGATTCACTTAGCCAAATGGCATTAGGGGCAGCACTGAGTGTGGCTATCATGCGCCGCCGTGTTGCACCGTGGAAGGCTGCCTTAGCCGGTGCAGTGGCGGGCACACTACCTGATTTAGATACTCTAGTGCACTACACCGATGCTGTGGACAATATGACACGCCACCGTGCTGATAGCCATGCACTACTCTATTTGGCTTTATTTGCCCCCATATTAGCAGGTGTAGTGAGTTGGCTGAGTGGCACACTCGCACAGTGGCGTTGGTGGTGGCTAGCCATGAGCCTAGCACTCCTGACCCATTCGCTTTTGGACTACTTTACTATTTATGGCACTCAGCTATTACGCCCCTTTACCTCAACACCCTTTGGTTTGGGCAGTTTGTTTATTATTGACCCCCTCTATACTTTGCCACTCTTGGTCGGATTAATCATTACGCTATGGCGCTCTCGTAAAGATACAGGGCATAACACCCTAAGCGCTAATGCGTGGGGGCTAGGTTTAAGCACTGCCTATATTCTCTGGAGTGTGGGAGCACAAACTTATGTTAAGCATCAGGTTGAGCAGCAACTTACTGTACAACAGCAGCAAGCTTATAGCGTGATGGTGACACCCGCACCCTTTAATACGGTATTGTGGCGTGTGGTATTGCGCAGTGACACCGATTATCAAGAGGGGTTTTACTCCCTATTCGATGGCTCTAGACCTGTGCGCTTTCAAGCATTTACGCACGATGCTTCTCTTGCACACGCGCTCCAAGACCTACCGCAGGTGCAACGTATGGTGTGGTTCACGCATGGCTTTTACATCGTCCGACGCCAAGGGGATAAGGCTATTTTGAGTGATGTACGCATGGGTCAAGAACCGATGTATGTGTTTTCATTTGAGGTAGCACAATTGAACGATAATCAATGGCAAGCGGTGCCCACTCACAATATAGGTGGACGCCCCCAAGCCAATATCACTCTAGCTCTACGCTGGCTCTGGCAACGTATGTGGGGAGTGGATATTGACCCGCCTAGGTCATTAGAACCACTATAA
- a CDS encoding TIGR03643 family protein, giving the protein MKLYTHTLSEADISRIVEMAWEDRTPFDAIYAQYCLNEATLIALMRSHLRSSSFKMWRKRIAGRTTKHLSKRGFRVGRFVCPSQRTR; this is encoded by the coding sequence ATGAAACTATATACGCATACCCTTAGTGAGGCTGATATTAGCCGTATCGTAGAAATGGCATGGGAAGATCGCACGCCTTTTGATGCTATTTATGCTCAGTACTGTTTAAATGAGGCAACGTTAATAGCACTCATGCGTTCGCACTTGCGGTCTTCTAGTTTCAAAATGTGGCGTAAACGCATAGCAGGACGCACTACCAAGCATCTTAGTAAGCGGGGCTTTAGAGTGGGACGGTTTGTTTGTCCGTCACAGCGCACACGCTAA
- a CDS encoding DUF3429 domain-containing protein: MKVLPTVAWVLGYGGLIPFFVLAVLVLLGNEFLPQDITTSQLALWLAAYAALILSFLGAVHWGVVLGMQDKLSDVEARTLLIYSVTPSLLAWFCLLLPINTALLSMALLIVAAYLADRLLLLPKLNSNYAVLRLRLTIIVSLLLVAASVGQIV; this comes from the coding sequence ATGAAAGTATTACCAACCGTGGCATGGGTACTCGGCTATGGGGGACTCATCCCTTTTTTTGTATTAGCAGTACTGGTGCTACTAGGGAATGAGTTTTTGCCACAAGATATAACCACTTCACAGCTTGCTTTATGGTTGGCGGCTTATGCAGCGCTTATTCTCAGTTTTTTGGGAGCGGTTCATTGGGGCGTAGTATTAGGGATGCAAGATAAACTTAGCGATGTTGAGGCACGTACTCTGTTGATTTATAGTGTCACTCCCTCACTACTCGCATGGTTTTGTTTGTTGTTACCTATCAACACAGCACTGCTAAGCATGGCTCTCCTTATCGTTGCTGCCTACTTAGCAGACCGTTTGTTATTACTGCCTAAGCTTAACTCTAATTATGCGGTCTTGCGCCTGCGTCTAACGATAATCGTGAGCTTGCTTTTAGTGGCAGCCTCCGTTGGGCAAATCGTTTAG